In Zingiber officinale cultivar Zhangliang chromosome 1A, Zo_v1.1, whole genome shotgun sequence, a genomic segment contains:
- the LOC122035989 gene encoding urease accessory protein G-like: protein MASHDHDHDHHHHHHDEGEDHHHHHYHEAGTVAASSSFVGQDGRVYHSHDGLAPHSHEPIYSPGFFSKRAPPIVDRDFKERAFTIGIGGPVGTGKTALMLALCQFLRDKYSLAAVTNDIFTKEDGEFLVKNGALPEERIRAVETGGCPHAAIREDISINLGPLEELSNLYKADILLCESGGDNLAANFSRELADYIIYIIDVSGGDKIPRKGGPGITQADLLVINKTDIAQAVGADLGIMERDALRMRDGGPLVFAQVKHGIGVKEIVDHILQAWEAATGNPHR, encoded by the exons ATGGCTTCTCACGACCACGACcacgaccaccaccaccaccaccacgacGAAGGCGAGGACCATCATCACCATCATTACCATGA GGCTGGGACCGTCGCCGCCTCGTCGTCGTTCGTCGGTCAGGACGGAAGGGTGTACCATTCCCACGACGGCCTGGCGCCCCACTCGCACGAACCCATCTACTCCCCAGGGTTCTTCAGCAAGCGCGCGCCACCCATTGTAGATAGGGACTTTAAGGAGCGAGCTTTCACTATCGGAATCGGAGGTCCCGTTGGCACTGG AAAAACAGCATTGATGCTTGCACTTTGCCAGTTCTTGCGGGATAAATACAGTCTTGCTGCT GTAACAAATGATATATTCACCAAGGAGGATGGAGAATTTTTAGTGAAGAATGGAGCACTTCCTGAGGAAAGGATTCGGGCTGTTGAAACTGGAGGGTGTCCACATGCTGCTATACGTGAAGATATAAGTATTAATCTAGGCCCTTTGGAAGAGCTATCTAATTTGTACAAGGCAGACATACTTCTGTGTGAATCTGGAGGAG ATAACTTGGCTGCTAATTTTAGCAGAGAATTAGCGGACTATATAATTTACATCATCGATGTTTCTGGCGGTGATAAAATACCTAGAAAAGGTGGTCCAGGAATCACTCAAGCAGATCTTTTG GTAATTAACAAGACAGACATAGCACAAGCAGTTGGAGCTGACTTGGGAATTATGGAAAGGGATGCATTACGTATGCGAGATGGAGGGCCATTGGTTTTTGCTCAG GTGAAGCATGGAATTGGCGTCAAAGAAATTGTGGACCATATACTGCAAGCATGGGAAGCAGCTACTGGTAATCCGCATCGCTGA